One part of the Microlunatus elymi genome encodes these proteins:
- a CDS encoding DUF1152 domain-containing protein, with amino-acid sequence MTLYVASGGLGDLLLAAAIAETQRRWAIYAAIPWERPSVDPHVGPRALSDLKGIARDGGGYRVTGGTSALGCASQLPVIADILAPAPLYALNVAEPLSQQIEHLAEQHRADEISLVDVGGDVLANGPAPGVVSPLSEALLITALRRVRHDDKTVIVGGLGLDGELSRGQIEEFLGKLTPTRLPAIDRKVARSWHTRGRVCRTEASLLALLSVLCHPMRVQVGEPFGSAVETSEFSARNYRIQLDDLLDSGVPGSLFGPADSITTVQAKLVELGFPDELRHHAEWGSYSADGPRLSFDAYVTEPYITIRSLSRFMSGPKPTRELLARLHRSLSRRNPELSPVVDRSTARAASETVARADTCEIPAMQTD; translated from the coding sequence GTGACCCTTTACGTCGCGTCGGGCGGTCTGGGCGACCTACTGCTGGCAGCAGCGATCGCAGAGACTCAACGCCGATGGGCGATCTACGCGGCGATCCCTTGGGAAAGGCCGTCTGTCGATCCTCATGTCGGGCCAAGAGCGCTGTCAGATCTGAAAGGGATCGCCCGCGACGGCGGCGGCTATCGCGTTACCGGTGGAACGTCGGCTCTTGGGTGCGCGTCGCAGCTGCCGGTAATCGCCGATATCTTGGCTCCGGCCCCGCTGTATGCCCTGAACGTGGCCGAACCCTTAAGTCAACAGATTGAGCATCTCGCAGAGCAGCACCGGGCCGATGAGATTTCCCTCGTCGACGTCGGCGGAGATGTTCTGGCGAACGGACCAGCACCTGGGGTGGTGAGCCCACTAAGCGAGGCCCTCCTCATCACGGCGCTGCGGCGAGTTCGCCATGACGACAAGACTGTCATTGTCGGAGGGCTCGGCCTAGATGGCGAGTTGTCTCGGGGTCAGATCGAAGAGTTCCTTGGCAAATTGACCCCAACGAGATTGCCGGCTATTGACCGGAAGGTGGCACGAAGTTGGCATACTCGGGGACGTGTATGCCGTACCGAGGCCAGCCTACTGGCACTTCTGTCCGTCCTATGTCACCCGATGCGCGTGCAGGTCGGCGAGCCATTCGGATCTGCCGTCGAGACATCCGAATTCTCGGCTCGCAACTACCGCATCCAGTTGGACGACCTGCTAGATAGTGGAGTCCCCGGTAGTCTTTTCGGTCCAGCGGACTCCATCACGACGGTTCAAGCGAAGCTTGTTGAACTGGGCTTCCCCGACGAACTGCGGCACCATGCAGAGTGGGGCAGCTATTCGGCAGACGGACCACGGCTGTCGTTCGATGCCTATGTCACTGAACCGTACATAACCATCAGGAGCTTGTCACGGTTCATGTCCGGCCCAAAACCGACTCGCGAACTGTTGGCGCGGCTTCACCGTTCGCTCAGCCGCCGGAACCCAGAGCTTTCGCCAGTTGTTGACCGATCAACCGCGCGTGCTGCGTCCGAAACTGTGGCTAGAGCGGACACATGCGAAATCCCAGCCATGCAGACGGATTAG
- a CDS encoding ATP-binding cassette domain-containing protein — protein MLALILARVTAPSVLAWTQGQLVDGLQNTLLLRVFLAGTIGAAFLVVAQIGGLYEYSLTRELSELTELELTTDLLHWSTEAATVEHLEEPEYLDRQSRVLRDAGAVAYAAWAAISAIGTVVALMVTLALLFRVDILLPLVVVFTVPAVLLAGRAGILHLNIVDSTEHLLRWEEDLHQLATKPESLAEIKGSDQGNAVDRAASQIWIEAARKELRVRAVTVALTASGWAFYTLGIGLSTWWVIELAHRQALSIGDIAVTMALTVGLLGQVSAVLRARNSVIESGRVTEHYLWLKERTEELPRARNPIGQLRHGISLDHVSFRYPGGRKDVLTDINLHIPAGSVLGIVGVNGAGKSTLVMLLTGLYTPTGGQLLADGAPVEPGQLSQSTSATFQDYLRPQTLAHEAIGIGHLPEIDNIPAVARAAEEGSADSFIERLPKQWTTQLGSTFDGHRPSQGQWQRVALSRGMMRPDPVILVLDEPTATLDPQAEHDLFRRFAERARSIAARTGAVTILVSHRFSTVTMTDQIVVIDDGRIAEAGTHDELMARQTQYRSLFMQQARGYESDGATA, from the coding sequence GTGCTTGCGCTGATCCTGGCCCGAGTGACTGCCCCGAGCGTTCTCGCCTGGACACAAGGCCAACTTGTCGACGGTCTTCAGAACACGCTGTTGTTGCGTGTCTTCCTCGCCGGGACAATTGGTGCCGCATTCTTGGTCGTCGCCCAGATTGGCGGACTCTACGAGTACAGCCTCACTAGAGAGCTGTCGGAACTGACCGAGTTGGAGTTGACTACCGACCTGTTGCATTGGTCTACCGAGGCTGCGACTGTCGAGCACCTTGAAGAGCCGGAATACCTAGACAGGCAAAGTCGAGTTCTTCGTGATGCAGGGGCGGTCGCGTACGCCGCATGGGCCGCGATCTCCGCGATTGGCACCGTTGTCGCACTCATGGTCACGTTAGCCCTGCTCTTTCGCGTCGACATACTTCTGCCGCTCGTCGTCGTGTTCACAGTGCCAGCTGTCTTGCTTGCGGGTAGGGCGGGAATACTTCATCTCAACATCGTAGATAGCACGGAGCATCTGCTGCGCTGGGAAGAAGATCTACATCAACTGGCGACCAAGCCGGAGTCCCTTGCTGAGATCAAGGGGTCCGACCAAGGAAACGCCGTCGACCGCGCGGCATCGCAGATTTGGATTGAGGCGGCTCGGAAGGAGTTACGGGTCCGCGCCGTGACCGTGGCGCTCACTGCCAGCGGCTGGGCCTTCTACACGCTCGGCATCGGCCTGAGCACGTGGTGGGTCATCGAACTGGCGCATCGACAGGCGCTAAGCATCGGCGACATCGCCGTTACGATGGCGCTGACGGTTGGCTTGCTTGGGCAGGTCAGCGCGGTTCTGCGCGCCAGGAACAGTGTCATCGAATCCGGAAGGGTCACCGAACACTACCTATGGCTAAAGGAACGTACAGAAGAGCTCCCCAGAGCTAGAAATCCAATCGGCCAGCTTAGACACGGGATCAGTTTGGACCACGTTTCCTTTCGGTATCCCGGAGGGAGAAAAGATGTCCTGACCGACATCAATCTCCACATCCCTGCAGGAAGCGTGCTTGGAATCGTAGGCGTCAACGGCGCCGGAAAGTCCACACTGGTGATGCTGCTTACGGGGCTCTATACACCCACGGGCGGTCAACTGCTTGCTGACGGCGCTCCGGTGGAGCCCGGACAGCTCTCTCAATCGACGTCAGCAACGTTCCAGGACTACCTCCGGCCCCAGACGCTGGCGCATGAGGCCATCGGCATCGGGCACCTGCCTGAGATCGACAACATTCCGGCCGTAGCACGAGCTGCCGAAGAGGGCAGTGCCGACAGCTTCATTGAGCGGCTCCCGAAGCAGTGGACAACACAGCTTGGATCCACCTTTGATGGTCACCGCCCCAGTCAGGGACAGTGGCAGCGAGTCGCCCTTAGCCGTGGCATGATGCGACCCGATCCTGTCATCCTTGTACTTGACGAGCCGACAGCCACTCTTGACCCGCAGGCCGAGCATGACTTGTTCAGACGTTTCGCCGAACGAGCACGCTCGATCGCCGCGCGCACCGGAGCTGTCACGATTCTTGTTTCACACCGTTTCTCGACAGTTACGATGACTGACCAAATCGTCGTAATCGACGATGGCCGCATTGCCGAAGCGGGCACTCATGATGAGCTCATGGCGAGACAGACCCAGTATCGGAGCCTGTTCATGCAGCAGGCCCGTGGATATGAGTCTGATGGGGCAACGGCCTGA
- a CDS encoding ATP-binding cassette domain-containing protein — protein sequence MIASCVVIGQANVPLAVTVGLLVLGLREWRKQLSLRGDDGAAIEAAGSRRTAYWSELAVGAAGARDLRVFGLGGWARERHYRQATEYLHPLWRARRDALRGQRGVVALMAGTAAVIFAWPSWLAWNGQIGTAGFVGAIVAGSAAYFATWPSGRAQMTSFAVSALAAVDYLERRASENAPAPFATSSDGQIRLERVSFGYGDGPLVIDHFDLDIAPGEVVGLVGVNGAGKTTLAKLLTGLYQPTTGSVSWPGNSGPPSNTAVLFSDFVRYPLTLAENVAISSDGPIDRDAVLDSIRLAAGEDLVEQLPFGIDTVLSKQQRDGIDLSGGQWQRVALARILYAVRGGKRLVVMDEPTAFLDAAIEAEFFDQIVRNLNGASVVLISHRLSTVRSADRIALLDGGRLTECGTHGELMTAGGRYASLFRLQASRFEAAGNNLGQGLD from the coding sequence ATGATCGCTTCCTGCGTCGTGATCGGACAGGCCAACGTTCCGTTGGCAGTAACTGTTGGGCTATTGGTGCTCGGTCTTCGCGAATGGCGCAAACAACTATCGCTGCGCGGAGACGACGGAGCCGCGATTGAAGCGGCTGGGTCGCGCAGGACCGCCTATTGGAGCGAATTGGCCGTCGGCGCCGCGGGTGCCCGGGACCTGCGAGTCTTCGGCCTAGGGGGCTGGGCCCGCGAACGCCATTACCGGCAAGCGACCGAGTACTTGCACCCTCTATGGCGCGCTCGTCGCGACGCGCTACGTGGCCAGCGCGGCGTCGTAGCGTTGATGGCTGGAACGGCTGCAGTGATATTCGCCTGGCCGTCCTGGCTTGCCTGGAACGGTCAGATCGGCACAGCCGGGTTCGTCGGGGCGATCGTGGCGGGATCGGCTGCCTATTTCGCGACATGGCCCAGCGGTAGGGCTCAAATGACCAGCTTCGCAGTGAGCGCCTTAGCGGCAGTCGACTACCTTGAGCGACGTGCATCCGAGAATGCTCCGGCTCCTTTCGCCACTTCTTCGGATGGTCAGATCCGACTGGAACGGGTTTCTTTTGGATATGGCGACGGTCCCCTTGTGATCGATCACTTTGACCTGGACATCGCGCCAGGAGAGGTGGTGGGGCTTGTTGGAGTTAACGGCGCTGGAAAGACAACTCTCGCGAAGCTACTCACCGGGTTGTACCAGCCCACCACAGGCTCAGTTTCCTGGCCAGGCAATTCAGGTCCCCCCAGCAACACCGCTGTGCTGTTCTCGGACTTTGTCCGCTATCCGTTGACCCTTGCCGAGAACGTCGCTATATCATCGGATGGCCCCATCGACAGAGATGCTGTCTTAGACTCAATTCGATTGGCCGCTGGCGAGGACCTAGTCGAACAGCTACCGTTCGGGATTGACACTGTGTTGTCCAAACAGCAGCGAGACGGCATTGATCTGTCTGGGGGGCAGTGGCAGAGAGTGGCACTGGCTCGCATTCTCTATGCTGTCCGCGGTGGCAAGCGACTCGTGGTTATGGACGAGCCCACGGCCTTCCTCGATGCCGCGATTGAGGCGGAGTTCTTTGATCAGATCGTGCGCAACCTGAACGGCGCCTCAGTCGTTTTGATCTCGCATCGACTGTCAACCGTTCGCTCCGCAGACCGAATCGCGCTACTAGACGGTGGCCGACTGACAGAGTGCGGAACCCACGGCGAGCTAATGACAGCTGGTGGACGCTACGCCTCACTTTTCCGGCTTCAAGCCAGTCGCTTCGAAGCAGCTGGCAATAACCTCGGGCAGGGGTTGGATTGA
- a CDS encoding IS481 family transposase, with the protein MALIVLSVVEQRLDAVRAALGGGDVGEIALSVGVHRSTLHRWMARYLIEGVAGLSDRSHRPESCPHQVATSVEVLVAEMRRKHPRWGAKRIRMEMLRRPAEGLTVPSVRTIVRILHRQGLSQPRPRKRPRESYVRFQREGPMQMWGIDIVGGIDLVDTRTGEIRGAKIVTGVDDHSRFCVMAKVVERATSRQVCLALAEALARFGVPEEIITDNGKQFTDRFGRHGARNGEVLFDKICRNNGITHRLTQPASPNQNGKVERFHGTFRPDFLDQAEPFESLILAQAAVDAWVEHYNTDRPHQALDDQLPVTPVQRFRPVPEADRALIDVWLPPALKPTESVTDNESPPAQESFTDKESLVDAGPDSPEESWAGGPVELDRVVPASGNMLLCGKQFWLGPARSGQVVRFWASVDMIHVLIGGARVKTVRSHLTVKDLARLVAAGAVNAGPSPLPPIEDGAAVEVDRSIASGGITSLGGKTILAAEILAGRRVGIRIEPDTLQFFDLQSRELLRTRPNPLTPEQVARLRGLRPAGPPPRPSVEPIRVQRRASKDGTISICSQRVSLGRIHRYATVTIYVSETTLRSSWTTVEPESSGAPPERR; encoded by the coding sequence TTGGCACTGATCGTGTTGTCGGTAGTGGAGCAGCGTCTGGACGCGGTTCGGGCGGCTTTGGGCGGCGGTGACGTCGGCGAGATCGCTCTGTCGGTGGGGGTGCATCGATCCACGTTGCATCGGTGGATGGCGCGGTATCTGATCGAGGGCGTTGCGGGATTGTCGGATCGGTCGCATCGACCGGAGTCGTGTCCGCATCAGGTCGCGACCTCGGTGGAGGTGCTGGTCGCGGAGATGCGACGGAAGCATCCCCGGTGGGGTGCGAAACGGATCCGGATGGAGATGCTGCGCCGGCCGGCCGAGGGGCTGACGGTGCCCTCGGTGCGGACCATCGTGCGGATCCTGCATCGGCAAGGTCTGTCGCAGCCACGGCCGCGGAAGCGTCCGCGGGAGTCCTATGTCCGGTTCCAGCGTGAGGGTCCGATGCAGATGTGGGGCATCGATATTGTCGGCGGGATCGATCTGGTTGACACCCGGACCGGGGAGATCCGCGGTGCGAAGATCGTCACCGGGGTTGATGATCATTCCCGGTTCTGTGTGATGGCCAAGGTGGTGGAGCGGGCCACCAGCCGGCAGGTATGCCTGGCGCTGGCTGAGGCGTTGGCCCGGTTCGGGGTGCCGGAAGAGATCATCACCGACAACGGGAAGCAGTTCACCGACCGGTTCGGCCGTCATGGAGCCCGCAACGGTGAGGTGTTGTTTGACAAGATCTGCCGCAACAACGGCATCACCCACCGGTTGACCCAGCCGGCCTCGCCGAACCAGAACGGAAAGGTGGAGAGATTCCACGGCACCTTCCGGCCCGACTTTCTAGACCAGGCCGAGCCGTTCGAGTCCCTGATCTTGGCGCAGGCAGCAGTCGATGCCTGGGTTGAGCATTACAACACCGACCGGCCGCACCAGGCCTTGGACGACCAGCTGCCCGTGACCCCGGTCCAGCGGTTCCGGCCGGTCCCGGAAGCGGATCGGGCATTGATCGACGTGTGGCTGCCACCGGCCCTGAAACCCACCGAGTCTGTGACCGACAACGAGTCACCACCCGCCCAGGAATCCTTTACTGACAAGGAATCTTTGGTCGATGCTGGCCCGGACTCGCCGGAGGAGTCCTGGGCTGGTGGTCCGGTCGAGTTGGATCGGGTCGTGCCGGCGTCGGGGAACATGCTGCTGTGTGGCAAGCAGTTCTGGCTGGGACCGGCCCGGTCAGGTCAGGTGGTGCGGTTCTGGGCCAGTGTCGACATGATCCACGTGTTGATCGGTGGTGCTCGGGTCAAAACGGTCCGGTCACATTTGACGGTCAAGGATCTGGCTCGGTTGGTTGCTGCGGGTGCGGTCAACGCCGGCCCGTCACCGTTGCCGCCGATCGAGGACGGTGCCGCGGTGGAGGTCGACCGGTCCATTGCAAGCGGCGGCATCACCTCGCTGGGCGGCAAGACGATCTTGGCCGCGGAGATCCTGGCCGGGCGCCGGGTCGGGATCAGGATCGAGCCCGACACCCTGCAGTTCTTCGACCTCCAGTCCCGTGAGCTGTTGCGGACTCGGCCCAACCCGTTGACCCCGGAACAGGTGGCCCGGTTGCGTGGGCTCCGGCCGGCCGGACCACCGCCGCGGCCCTCGGTCGAGCCGATCCGGGTGCAACGCCGAGCCTCGAAGGACGGCACCATCAGTATCTGCAGCCAGAGAGTCTCGCTAGGCCGGATCCACCGATACGCCACCGTGACGATCTACGTCTCCGAAACGACTTTGCGATCGAGCTGGACGACGGTGGAACCCGAGTCGTCCGGCGCACCACCAGAACGCCGGTGA
- a CDS encoding PIN-like domain-containing protein translates to MTAVSGAERFYVDESALGLGRTLTAARKDVIHVGHPLIPECPLGTLDDDWMRAVAARGLVAIGRDKRIRTRPAEREAIRESGLRVFRIGGKQDQSTWDWLGRFVRYWNRMEQIVADRPEGPWFYLVNQTGLSEVPLDGPLR, encoded by the coding sequence ATGACTGCCGTGTCAGGTGCGGAGCGGTTCTACGTTGACGAGAGCGCGCTGGGGCTTGGGCGAACTCTGACGGCTGCGAGGAAGGATGTTATCCACGTCGGTCACCCGCTAATCCCGGAGTGCCCTCTCGGCACACTTGACGACGACTGGATGCGTGCGGTGGCCGCGAGGGGACTGGTGGCAATCGGCCGTGACAAACGCATTCGAACTCGGCCGGCTGAGCGTGAAGCAATTCGGGAATCTGGATTACGCGTCTTCAGGATCGGCGGAAAGCAGGACCAGTCGACCTGGGACTGGCTCGGCCGGTTCGTGCGGTACTGGAATCGGATGGAGCAGATAGTCGCAGATAGGCCGGAGGGACCGTGGTTCTATCTGGTGAATCAGACGGGGCTCTCCGAGGTTCCGCTCGACGGACCCTTACGCTGA
- a CDS encoding DUF433 domain-containing protein: MAEYREAGVPMLHMRPVVEKLRAELGTRYPLASAQLWLEPQGREIVARVQDEVGIEQSLWVVRTDDQMLPIDWTPPSHRFQESLKWSSPPLQLPVLVWATGTDRQVEIDPLRSFGEPVVRGVETSVLAELHRAGDPIEMIAELYELDVPQVVAAIEYEQRRAA, from the coding sequence TTGGCGGAGTACCGCGAGGCTGGCGTTCCGATGCTGCACATGCGCCCGGTGGTCGAGAAGCTCAGAGCTGAGCTGGGCACGCGGTATCCGCTCGCCTCCGCTCAGCTGTGGCTGGAACCTCAGGGACGTGAAATCGTTGCGCGCGTTCAGGACGAAGTTGGGATCGAACAATCCCTGTGGGTGGTTCGTACGGATGACCAAATGCTGCCCATCGACTGGACGCCACCATCGCACCGATTCCAGGAGTCGTTGAAGTGGTCGTCTCCGCCACTACAGCTGCCGGTTCTGGTCTGGGCCACCGGGACGGATCGACAAGTTGAGATAGACCCACTCCGCTCCTTCGGTGAGCCGGTCGTTCGCGGCGTGGAGACCTCGGTCCTTGCCGAACTTCATCGGGCCGGCGACCCAATCGAGATGATCGCGGAGTTGTACGAATTGGATGTGCCGCAAGTGGTAGCGGCGATTGAGTACGAACAACGGCGCGCGGCCTGA
- a CDS encoding TetR/AcrR family transcriptional regulator, with the protein MPQQNSRPGRWRTGEQSRERILDAARRNFGERGYAATTIRAIAAEADVDPAMVHYFFTNKAQLFATSMQLPAIVPELITRLLEPGVDGLGERIVRHFVGIWDDRDRFDPLFALMRSAESGAATPFKEFIEREIVARIEQVIDSDDAQLRSQLVGSQLIGLAFARYVVHLEPLASADPDTLVRLVGPTIQHYVSG; encoded by the coding sequence GTGCCGCAACAGAACAGCCGACCCGGCCGATGGCGTACCGGCGAACAGAGCCGGGAACGGATCCTGGACGCTGCTCGACGCAACTTCGGTGAGCGTGGCTACGCGGCTACGACGATCCGGGCGATCGCTGCCGAAGCCGACGTCGATCCGGCGATGGTGCATTACTTCTTCACCAACAAGGCGCAGTTGTTCGCCACCTCGATGCAACTCCCGGCAATCGTTCCGGAGTTGATCACCCGGCTGCTCGAACCGGGGGTGGACGGTCTCGGCGAGCGCATCGTGCGGCACTTCGTGGGCATCTGGGACGACCGTGATCGGTTCGATCCGCTGTTCGCGTTGATGCGATCAGCCGAGTCCGGGGCGGCAACGCCGTTCAAGGAGTTCATCGAACGCGAGATCGTTGCCCGGATCGAGCAGGTGATCGACAGCGACGACGCCCAGCTGCGGTCCCAGCTCGTCGGCTCGCAACTGATCGGCCTGGCCTTCGCCCGCTACGTCGTCCACCTGGAACCGCTGGCCTCCGCCGACCCCGACACCCTGGTTCGCCTGGTCGGACCCACCATCCAGCACTACGTGTCCGGCTGA